From Betta splendens chromosome 3, fBetSpl5.4, whole genome shotgun sequence, the proteins below share one genomic window:
- the psmc3 gene encoding 26S proteasome regulatory subunit 6A: MASLSDKSVWDEVEDGIGEEVLKMSTEEIVQRTRLLDSEIKIMKSEVLRVTHELQAMKDKIKENTEKIKVNKTLPYLVSNVIELLDVDPNDQEEDGANVDLDSQRKGKCAVIKTSTRQTYFLPVIGLVDAEKLKPGDLVGVNKDSYLILETLPTEYDSRVKAMEVDERPTEQYSDIGGLDKQITELVEAIVLPMNHKEKFENLGIQPPKGVLMYGPPGTGKTLLARACAAQTKATFLKLAGPQLVQMFIGDGAKLVRDAFALAKEKAPSIIFIDELDAIGTKRFDSEKAGDREVQRTMLELLNQLDGFQPNMQVKVIAATNRVDILDPALLRSGRLDRKIEFPMPNEEARARIMQIHSRKMNVSPDVNYEELARCTDDFNGAQCKAVCVEAGMIALRRGATELNHEDYMEGILEVQAKKKANLQYYA; encoded by the exons ATGGCGTCGCTGAGTGACAAATCAGTTTGGGACGAAGTGGAAGATGGAATCGGCGAAGAAGTGTTAAAAATGTCCACAGAGGAGATTGTTCAGCGAACTCGTCTCCTCGACAGCGAGATAAAGATTATGAAGAGCGAGGTTCTGAGGGTGACCCACGAACTGCAGGCTATGAAGGATAAAATCAAGGAAAACACGGAGAAGATAAAGGTGAACAAAACCCTGCCGTACTTGGTGTCCAACGTGATCGAGCTGCTGGATGTGGACCCCAACgaccaggaggaggacggggctaATGTGGACCTGGACTCCCAGAGGAAAGGAAAGTGCGCCGTCATTAAGACCTCCACTCGACAAACCTACTTCCTGCCGGTGATCGGCCTGGTGGACGCAGAGAAGCTGAAGCCCGGAGACCTGGTGGGTGTCAACAAAGACTCCTACCTGATACTGGAGACCTTGCCCACCGAGTACGACTCCAGAGTCAAGGCGATGGAAGTGGACGAGCGGCCCACAGAGCAGTACAGTGACATCGGAGGCTTGGATAAACAGATCAcggagctggtggaggccatAGTCCTGCCCATGAACCACAAGGAGAAGTTCGAAAACCTGGGCATTCAGCCTCCAAAAGGCGTCCTGATGTATGGGCCGCCTGGTACCGGGAAGACTCTCCTGGCCAGGGCCTGCGCGGCGCAGACCAAAGCCACGTTCTTAAAGCTGGCAGGTCCACAGCTGGTCCAGATGTTTATCGGTGACGGAGCCAAGCTGGTGAGAGATGCCTTCGCTTTGGCCAAAGAGAAAGCCCCGTCCATCATCTTCATCGACGAGCTGGATGCCATCGGAACCAAGAGGTTTGATAGCGAGaaagcaggagacagagaggtgcagaggaccatgctggagctgctgaaccagCTGGATGGGTTTCAGCCCAACATGCAAGTGAAG GTGATTGCTGCCACCAACAGAGTGGACATCCTGGACCCTGCGCTGCTGCGTTCAGGCCGCCTGGACAGGAAGATTGAATTCCCAATGCCAAACGAAGAGGCCAGGGCTCGCATCATGCAGATTCACTCCCGCAAGATGAACGTCAGTCCCGACGTCAACTACGAGGAGCTGGCCCGCTGCACCGACGACTTCAACGGCGCCCAGtgcaaagctgtgtgtgtggaggccgGTATGATCGCGCTGCGTCGCGGCGCCACAGAGCTGAACCATGAGGATTACATGGAGGGAATCCTGGAGGTCCAAGCCAAGAAGAAGGCTAACCTGCAGTACTACGCCTGA
- the ppm1g gene encoding protein phosphatase 1G isoform X1: MGAYLSQPNTTKTSADGGNSSISYGFSAMQGWRVSMEDAHNCVPEFDEETAMFAVYDGHGGEEVALYCSKYLPEIIKEQKTYKDGKLQKALEDAFLAIDGRITTEEVIKELVQIAGRPIEEPPAEKVAEEDDLDTEEAALLHEEATMTIEELLVRYGHALSAAKKASSSHPEPSTDKGEGEKKEELNGEVEDEANGKVKEGEGAACSSKLRTCRAGGGEGSSKAGNTVNTESANGEEKAGKAEGDAGPSCSSLRSSGARDSKSKFFDDSEESEEGEEEEEEEGSDEEDVSEEEEGDSSELDDEEDTEEGEEDSEEEEEEEEEMCLPGMDGKEEPGSDSGTTAVVALIRGKQLIVANAGDSRCVVSERGKAVDMSYDHKPEDEVELARIKNAGGKVTMDGRVNGGLNLSRAIGDHFYKRNKALPPEDQMISAMPDVKVLTLNEDHDFMVIACDGIWNVLSSQEVVDFISERMKPDQSGKIRALSSIVEELLDHCLAPNTSGDGTGCDNMTCVIVTLRPHLAAVQSEDTKKRKQQDDAEGAELEENGNNSKKPKSD, from the exons ATGGGGGCTTATCTTTCGCAACCGAACACAACCAAGACCTCCGCTGATGGCGGCAACAGCAGCATAAGCTATGGTTTCTCTGCCATGCAGGGCTGGCGTGTCTCTATGGAG GATGCTCACAACTGTGTACCAGAGTTTGACGAGGAGACAGCCATGTTTGCTGTGTATGATGGACATGGag GTGAAGAAGTTGCTCTCTACTGTTCAAAGTATCTTCCTGAAATCATCAAGGAGCAGAAGACATACAAAGATGGCAAATTGCAAAAG GCTCTGGAGGATGCTTTTTTGGCCATCGACGGTAGAATTACAACAGAAGAAGTTATCAAGGAGCTTGTCCAAATCGCCGGACGTCCCATAGAGGAGCCACCTGCAGAAAAGGTGGCAGAAGAGGATGATT TGGACACAGAAGAGGCAGCTTTGCTTCATGAGGAGGCCACCATGACCATAGAAGAGCTGCTGGTACGATACGGACACGCCCTCAG TGCTGCCAAAAAGGCATCCAGCTCACATCCTGAGCCTTCAACAGACAAAGGGGAAGGCgagaagaaagaggagctgAATGGAGAGGTGGAAGACGAGGCTAATGGGAAGGTGAAGGAAGGCGAAGGTGCAGCATGCAGCTCAAAGTTGCGAACCTGTCgggcaggaggaggtgaaggcagcAGCAAAG CAGGCAACACCGTCAATACAGAAAGTGCCAATGGTGAGGAAAAAGCTGGTAAAGCAGAAGGAGATGCTGgtccttcctgctcctctttgcGCTCTTCGGGTGCAAGAGATTCAAAGTCAAAATTCTTTGATGACAgtgaggaatctgaggaaggagaggaggaggaggaagaggagggcagTGATGAAGAG GATGTtagtgaagaggaagagggtgaCAGCAGTGAGttggatgatgaagaggatacagaagagggagaggaagattcagaggaagaggaggaggaggaggaagaaatgtGTCTACCTGGAATGGATGGCAAGGAGGAG CCTGGCTCAGACAGTGGCACCACGGCCGTTGTGGCTCTGATCCGAGGAAAGCAGTTGATTGTGGCCAATGCTGGAGACTCGCGCTGCGTGGTCTCTGAGCGAG GCAAAGCTGTTGACATGTCGTACGACCACAAGCCAGAGGATGAGGTGGAACTGGCTCGTATCAAAAACGCTGGAGGAAAAGTGACTATGGATGGACGTGTCAACGGTGGACTGAACTTGTCCAGAGCAATTG GTGACCATTTCTATAAGAGGAACAAGGCTTTGCCCCCAGAGGACCAGATGATTTCTGCAATGCCAGACGTCAAGGTTCTGACACTTAACGAGGACCACGACTTCATGGTCATTGCCTGCGATGGCATCTG GAATGTGTTGAGCAGTCAGGAGGTGGTGGACTTCATCAGTGAGAGGATGAAACCAGATCAGAGCGGCAAAATCAGAGCTCTGTCATCCATAGTGGAAGAG CTGCTGGACCACTGTTTGGCCCCCAATACATCTGGCGACGGGACAGGGTGTGATAACATGACCTGTGTCATTGTCACCCTTCGGCCACACCTGGCTGCTGTACAGTCTGAGGACACAaagaagaggaagcagcaggacgacGCAGAAGGAGCCGAGCTGGAGGAGAatggaaacaacagcaaaaagccTAAAAGTGACTAA
- the rhoua gene encoding ras homolog family member Ua, with protein sequence MAPSSPCQMPPRGDRGYNPASVSPAPPVPPRRVRSRDTSSGRTRRSGAGTGAGTGAAERRVKCVLVGDGAVGKTSLVVSYTTNGYPTEYVPTAFDNFSAVVSVDGQPVKLQLCDTAGQDEFDKLRPLCYTSADVFLLCFSVVSPASFQNIPEKWVPEIRSHAPFAPLVLVGTQCDLRDDVKVLIDLNKYREQPVDPSDARRCAVEIGAVAYMECSSLTQKNLKEVFDTAILASLQNCGPHKRRRGKQRPCKQNRQTPDKMKSLSKSWWRRYCCVA encoded by the exons ATGGCACCTTCCTCTCCCTGCCAGATGCCTCCGCGGGGCGACAGGGGCTATAACCCGGCGTCGGTATCCCCTGCTCCGCCTGTCCCACCGAGGAGGGTCCGGAGCCGGGACACGAGCTCCGGCAGGACGCGGCGGTCCGGGGCCGGCACCGGGGCCGGTACCGGGGCGGCGGAGAGGCGGGTGAAGTGTGTCCTGGTCGGGGACGGAGCTGTGGGTAAAACCAGCCTGGTGGTCAGCTACACCACCAACGGATACCCCACGGAGTACGTCCCGACGGCGTTCGACAACTTCTCAG ccgtgGTGTCAGTGGACGGACAGCcagtcaaactgcagctgtgtgaCACAGCTGGACAG GATGAGTTTGACAAGCTGCGCCCTCTGTGTTACACCAGCGCCGACGTCTTCCTGCTGTGCTTCAGTGTCGTCAGTCCTGCCTCCTTCCAGAACATTCCTGAGAAGTGGGTCCCCGAGATCCGGAGCCACGCGCCCTTCGCTCCCCTCGTCCTCGTCGGCACGCAGTGCGACCTCAGGGACGATGTGAAG GTTCTGATCGACCTGAACAAGTACCGGGAGCAGCCCGTGGACCCGTCGGACGCCCGGCGCTGCGCGGTGGAGATCGGCGCCGTGGCCTACATGGAGTGCTCCTCGCTGACCCAGAAGAACCTCAAGGAAGTGTTTGACACGGCCATACTGGCCAGTCTGCAGAACTGCGGCCCGCACAAGCGCCGCAGAGGGAAACAAAGGCCGTGCAAACAGAACCGGCAGACGCCGGACAAGATGAAGAGTCTGTCGAAgtcgtggtggaggaggtacTGTTGCGTGGCctag
- the tbp gene encoding TATA-box-binding protein, with amino-acid sequence MEQNNSIPPFQGLPSPQGAMTPGMPIYSPMMPYGTGLTPQPVQNTNSLSILEEQQRQQQQQQAQQAQQANAGLPGTSGQTPQLFHSQSVGTTTTALPGNTPLYPANTPLTPMTPITPATPASESSGIVPQLQNIVSTVNLGCKLDLKTIALRARNAEYNPKRFAAVIMRIREPRTTALIFSSGKMVCTGAKSEEQSRLAARKYARVVQKLGFPAKFLDFKIQNMVGSCDVKFPIRLEGLVLTHQQFSSYEPELFPGLIYRMIKPRIVLLIFVSGKVVLTGAKVRAEIYEAFENIYPILKGFRKTT; translated from the exons ATGGAGCAGAACAACAGCATACCTCCTTTCCAGGGGCTGCCTTCCCCCCAG GGTGCCATGACCCCAGGCATGCCAATCTACAGCCCAATGATGCCGTATGGCACAGGCCTGACACCCCAACCAGTCCAGAATACCAACAGTCTGTCTATATTGGAGGAacaacagaggcagcagcagcagcaacaagcacAGCAAGCACAACAAGCTAACGCGG GACTTCCAGGAACTTCAGGGCAGACCCCCCAGCTTTTCCATTCCCAATCAGTAggtacaacaaccacagctctACCAGGGAACACGCCGCTGTACCCTGCTAACACCCCACTGACCCCCATGACCCCTATTACACCGGCCACACCAGCCTCTGAGAGCTCTGGAATAGTACCACAACTTCA AAACATCGTATCTACTGTAAATCTGGGCTGTAAACTGGATTTAAAGACAATTGCACTGAGAGCCAGGAACGCTGAGTACAACCCTAAG CGTTTTGCTGCTGTAATCATGAGAATACGAGAACCCAGGACCACTGCCCTAATTTTTAGCTCTGGAAAGATGGTCTGCACTGGAGCTAAAAG TGAGGAGCAGTCGAGGTTAGCAGCCAGAAAGTATGCACGTGTGGTGCAGAAGCTTGGCTTTCCTGCCAAATTCCTGGACTTTAAGATCCAGAATATGGTGGGCAGCTGCGACGTGAAGTTTCCTATTCGTCTGGAGGGTTTAGTTCTCACACATCAACAGTTCAGCAG CTATGAACCAGAGCTGTTTCCAGGACTAATTTACAGAATGATCAAACCCAGAATTGTCCTGCTCATCTTTGTTTCTGGCAAGGTTGTACTCACAG GTGCCAAGGTGAGAGCAGAGATCTACGAAGCATTTGAGAACATTTACCCCATCTTGAAAGGTTTCCGTAAGACAACGTAG
- the mis12 gene encoding protein MIS12 homolog, translating to MARETREETEMEVHEEIDEETDGLSPSTLKLYEAQFFGFTPQTCMQRVRSAFQDCLFDILPVVEKVCVRQLSKGESDAAEEQLRAKARECSQKLQQYLGKRFKQQSERMEALLVDRCLSVPPNVLLPEDQCHSSNAQDAQEVQKLESSITDLQAAYEAEVCARRALLAELDEQTEAQKQLDGILAWTRELQAAWMKEGNGNFHESFRLLMDSVKKLQGVIGGVCKKAPR from the exons ATGGCGCGGGAAACCCGGGAAGAGACGGAGATGGAGGTCCACGAAGAAATCGACGAAGAGACGGATGGTCTCTCTCCGTCGACTTTAAAACTCTACGAGGCTCAGTTTTTCGGATTCACGCCGCAGACCTGCATGCAGCGGGTCCGCAGCGCCTTCCAGGACTGTCTGTTCGACATTTTGCCCGTGGTGGAGAAGGTGTGCGTCCGGCAGCTGAGCAAAGGCGAGTCGGACGCGGCCGAGGAGCAGCTCCGGGCCAAGGCCAGGGAGTGTAGCCAGAAACTGCAGCAGTACCTCGGCAAGCGCTTCAAGCAGCAGTCGGAGCGGATGGAAGCGCTGCTGGTCGACCGGTGCCTGTCGGTGCCGCCTAACGTCCTGCTGCCCGAGGACCagtgccacagcagcaacgcCCAAGACGCGCAG GAGGTCCAGAAGCTGGAGTCCTCAATCACAGATCTCCAGGCAGCCTACGAAGCGGAGGTCTGTGCTCGACGGGCCCTGCTAGCAGAGCTGGACGAGCAGACGGAGGCGCAGAAGCAGCTGGACGGGATCCTGGCGTGGACCAGAGAGCTGCAGGCCGCCTGGATGAAGGAAGGTAACGGCAACTTCCATGAAAGTTTCCGACTGTTGATGGATTCGGTAAAGAAACTGCAGGGGGTCATTGGGGGGGTCTGCAAAAAAGCCCCTCGCTGA
- the ppm1g gene encoding protein phosphatase 1G isoform X2: MGAYLSQPNTTKTSADGGNSSISYGFSAMQGWRVSMEDAHNCVPEFDEETAMFAVYDGHGGEEVALYCSKYLPEIIKEQKTYKDGKLQKALEDAFLAIDGRITTEEVIKELVQIAGRPIEEPPAEKVAEEDDLDTEEAALLHEEATMTIEELLVRYGHALSAAKKASSSHPEPSTDKGEGEKKEELNGEVEDEANGKVKEGEGAACSSKLRTCRAGGGEGSSKGNTVNTESANGEEKAGKAEGDAGPSCSSLRSSGARDSKSKFFDDSEESEEGEEEEEEEGSDEEDVSEEEEGDSSELDDEEDTEEGEEDSEEEEEEEEEMCLPGMDGKEEPGSDSGTTAVVALIRGKQLIVANAGDSRCVVSERGKAVDMSYDHKPEDEVELARIKNAGGKVTMDGRVNGGLNLSRAIGDHFYKRNKALPPEDQMISAMPDVKVLTLNEDHDFMVIACDGIWNVLSSQEVVDFISERMKPDQSGKIRALSSIVEELLDHCLAPNTSGDGTGCDNMTCVIVTLRPHLAAVQSEDTKKRKQQDDAEGAELEENGNNSKKPKSD; this comes from the exons ATGGGGGCTTATCTTTCGCAACCGAACACAACCAAGACCTCCGCTGATGGCGGCAACAGCAGCATAAGCTATGGTTTCTCTGCCATGCAGGGCTGGCGTGTCTCTATGGAG GATGCTCACAACTGTGTACCAGAGTTTGACGAGGAGACAGCCATGTTTGCTGTGTATGATGGACATGGag GTGAAGAAGTTGCTCTCTACTGTTCAAAGTATCTTCCTGAAATCATCAAGGAGCAGAAGACATACAAAGATGGCAAATTGCAAAAG GCTCTGGAGGATGCTTTTTTGGCCATCGACGGTAGAATTACAACAGAAGAAGTTATCAAGGAGCTTGTCCAAATCGCCGGACGTCCCATAGAGGAGCCACCTGCAGAAAAGGTGGCAGAAGAGGATGATT TGGACACAGAAGAGGCAGCTTTGCTTCATGAGGAGGCCACCATGACCATAGAAGAGCTGCTGGTACGATACGGACACGCCCTCAG TGCTGCCAAAAAGGCATCCAGCTCACATCCTGAGCCTTCAACAGACAAAGGGGAAGGCgagaagaaagaggagctgAATGGAGAGGTGGAAGACGAGGCTAATGGGAAGGTGAAGGAAGGCGAAGGTGCAGCATGCAGCTCAAAGTTGCGAACCTGTCgggcaggaggaggtgaaggcagcAGCAAAG GCAACACCGTCAATACAGAAAGTGCCAATGGTGAGGAAAAAGCTGGTAAAGCAGAAGGAGATGCTGgtccttcctgctcctctttgcGCTCTTCGGGTGCAAGAGATTCAAAGTCAAAATTCTTTGATGACAgtgaggaatctgaggaaggagaggaggaggaggaagaggagggcagTGATGAAGAG GATGTtagtgaagaggaagagggtgaCAGCAGTGAGttggatgatgaagaggatacagaagagggagaggaagattcagaggaagaggaggaggaggaggaagaaatgtGTCTACCTGGAATGGATGGCAAGGAGGAG CCTGGCTCAGACAGTGGCACCACGGCCGTTGTGGCTCTGATCCGAGGAAAGCAGTTGATTGTGGCCAATGCTGGAGACTCGCGCTGCGTGGTCTCTGAGCGAG GCAAAGCTGTTGACATGTCGTACGACCACAAGCCAGAGGATGAGGTGGAACTGGCTCGTATCAAAAACGCTGGAGGAAAAGTGACTATGGATGGACGTGTCAACGGTGGACTGAACTTGTCCAGAGCAATTG GTGACCATTTCTATAAGAGGAACAAGGCTTTGCCCCCAGAGGACCAGATGATTTCTGCAATGCCAGACGTCAAGGTTCTGACACTTAACGAGGACCACGACTTCATGGTCATTGCCTGCGATGGCATCTG GAATGTGTTGAGCAGTCAGGAGGTGGTGGACTTCATCAGTGAGAGGATGAAACCAGATCAGAGCGGCAAAATCAGAGCTCTGTCATCCATAGTGGAAGAG CTGCTGGACCACTGTTTGGCCCCCAATACATCTGGCGACGGGACAGGGTGTGATAACATGACCTGTGTCATTGTCACCCTTCGGCCACACCTGGCTGCTGTACAGTCTGAGGACACAaagaagaggaagcagcaggacgacGCAGAAGGAGCCGAGCTGGAGGAGAatggaaacaacagcaaaaagccTAAAAGTGACTAA
- the pdcd2 gene encoding programmed cell death protein 2 yields the protein MSSAEVVLGFLEEAEPWRLRSPQFPSKVGGKPAWLSQRGLPALGCDICCQPMVFLLQVYAPISGQERSFHRTLFVFCCKTPECYTHNDSRCVKVFRSQLPRKNEFYPYEPPPEDEPPKDPEQDQNVLPVSGLKLCWVCGCPGNKACSRCHTVTYCGKHHQTLHWKHTHKKECCSQEASIITDSLFLFPESELVTEPEEENQDTKEVEEPVEDNTERGVDCSSLADTLADTDLEEMAMHETEDNRAFQQFKKRIAPEPHQVVRYSRGGSPLWVSSQHIPSDQDIPPCSCGGKRIFEFQVMPQLLNTLCVDSTEASIDWGTLAVYTCSNSCNHDDQYCPEVIWKQDLSSDQHTQS from the exons ATGTCCTCGGCGGAGGTAGTTCTCGGGTtcctggaggaggcggagccgtGGCGGCTTCGGTCCCCGCAGTTCCCCAGCAAAGTCGGGGGGAAACCGGCGTGGCTCAGCCAGAGGGGTCTGCCCGCGCTGGGGTGTGACATTTGCTGCCAACCCAtggtgtttctgctgcag GTTTACGCACCAATATCTGGTCAGGAGAGAAgtttccacaggacactgtttgtgttctgctgcAAAACCCCCGAGTGCTACACACACAACGACAGTCGATGTGtgaaag TCTTTAGAAGTCAGCTTCCCAGGAAGAATGAGTTCTACCCATATGAGCCTCCACCAG AGGATGAACCCCCCAAGGATCCTGAACAGGACCAAAATGTGTTGCCTGTGTCTGGACTTAAACTGTGCTGGGTTTGTGGTTGCCCAGGCAACAAAGCCTGTTCCCGTTGCCACACTGTGACTTACTGTGGAAAACACCACCAGACCCTccactggaaacacacacacaagaaggagTGCTGCAGCCAAG AAGCCTCCATCATTACAgattctctcttcctctttcctgaGTCTGAGCTCGTCACCGAACCTGAAGAGGAGAACCAGGACACAAAGGAGGTTGAGGAACCAGTGGAGGACAACACTGAAAGGGGAGTGGACTGTTCCTCCTTAGCAGACA CCCTTGCAGACACAGATTTGGAGGAGATGGCTATGCATGAAACTGAAGATAACAGAGCCTTCcagcagtttaaaaaaagaattgcACCAGAACCACACCAG GTGGTGCGTTATAGCCGAGGCGGCTCTCCGCTGTGGGTCTCTTCTCAGCACATCCCTTCAGATCAGGATATCCCACCATGTAGCTGTGGTGGCAAGAGGATATTTGAGTTTCAG GTGATGCCTCAGCTGTTAAACACTCTGTGTGTGGACTCAACAGAAGCCAGCATCGACTGGGGAACGCTGGCTGTCTACACCTGCTCCAACAGCTGTAACCATGACGACCAGTACTGCCCAGAGGTTATCTGGAAACAGGACTTAAGCTCAGATCAGCACACACAGTCATAA